The genomic DNA GTGGCGGTCACGCGCACAAAGCGCACCTTGGCTTTTACATCAAAACTGACCGGAGCAATATTTGGGTTCGGAAAATCAGCCTGTGTTTGATCGACGAGCGTGGTGCGTTGTTTGAAGTCCGCGGTTGACGCGCCTTCCACTTTGAAGCGCACGGGGAATCCAAATCCGCCGCCGATGTCGGCGTATTCATCGTGGCACGCGCGCAGCACAAGGCGCCGCAAATCGCTGGCCGCACCGAGATCGATCTGCACCCATTTGGCGGTGTGAGGATTCTTCACGATGGTACTGTGATAGCCATACTCGGGCCGCTTGCGCTGTAGCTTTGCCTTGGGCGTGAGCGTGGCGATTTTTTGATCCAGCGCCGTCAACGCTTTGCCGCCGGCCTTTTTCATCTCGGCATCCATGGTGGCGAGTTGCTTGTTCAACTCCGCAATGCGGGTGGTGAGGTCGATTTTCTTTTTATTTAACTCCGGCGACGTGTTGTACGGACGGTTGGCACGATCCACAGCGGCGAAGACGGATTGCAGGCTGTAATAATGCTTCTGCGTGTAGGGATCGAATTTGTGATCGTGGCAGCGCGCGCATTGGATGGTGGCACTGGTGAAGGTGTTGAGCGTGTTGCTCACCATTTCATCCCGATCAATGTGGCGGGCGACGCGGCCATCAATCTTACTCTCAGGTACTTCGACATGCCCGATAAAATCCCAAGGACCGGCGGCAATGAAGCCAAGCCCAAGAATGCCGTCGGCCGTGCCGGGGAAGAGCGCATCGCCGGCAATCTGTTCCTGG from Limisphaerales bacterium includes the following:
- a CDS encoding DUF1549 domain-containing protein, whose amino-acid sequence is MRFTERFWILTASLLAPALMAAVWYDRDVRPILTANCYACHGPDASTRKAKLRLDTEQTARPVLKDLLKRISHIDPEERMPPPKSGKPLSAAQIATLRQWISQGAKWEQHWSLKPLKRPPLPLLTAAEQKWARNPIDQFIRAKQTEHGLSPSPKADPLTLIRRMTFDLTGLPPTPAEIAAFEKAAKTNRDQAIAALADRLLASPRYGERWGRHWLDVVKYADTCGYDKDKLRPNAWPYRDYVIRSFNENKPYARFVQEQIAGDALFPGTADGILGLGFIAAGPWDFIGHVEVPESKIDGRVARHIDRDEMVSNTLNTFTSATIQCARCHDHKFDPYTQKHYYSLQSVFAAVDRANRPYNTSPELNKKKIDLTTRIAELNKQLATMDAEMKKAGGKALTALDQKIATLTPKAKLQRKRPEYGYHSTIVKNPHTAKWVQIDLGAASDLRRLVLRACHDEYADIGGGFGFPVRFKVEGASTADFKQRTTLVDQTQADFPNPNIAPVSFDVKAKVRFVRVTAT